In Paraglaciecola sp. T6c, the sequence TTTCTCACCCGGATGCGGGTAAAACCACCATTACAGAAAAAGTATTATTGTTCGGAAATGCCTTACAACGTGCCGGTACCGTTAAAGGTAAGAAGTCTGGACAGCATGCTAAGTCTGACTGGATGGAGATGGAAAAAGAAAGGGGCATCTCTGTCACTACGTCCGTGATGCAATTTCCTTATTCTGATTGCTTGGTGAATTTGCTTGACACCCCAGGTCACGAAGATTTCTCAGAAGATACCTACCGTACACTAACCGCTGTTGATTCCTGCTTGATGGTAATTGATGCTGCTAAAGGGGTAGAGGCACGTACGATTAAGTTGATGGAAGTCACTCGCTTGCGCGATACGCCGATCATCACCTTTATGAACAAGCTCGACCGCGATACGCGTGATCCTATCGACTTATTGGACGAAGTGGAAAGCGTACTGAATATCAAATGCGCTCCCATCACTTGGCCTATTGGAATGGGTAAAGAATTTAAAGGTGTGTACCATTTGTTGCGTGATGAAACCATTCTGTACAGTACGGGGCAAGGCCATACCATTCAGGAAAAACGCGTTATCAAAGGGTTAGATAACCCAGAACTTGATACTGCCATAGGCGATTACGCAGAAGAGTTGCGTGATATGCTGGATTTGGTTAAAGGTGCATCTCACGAGTTCAATCATGAAGAATTTATTGCCGGTGAATTAACCCCTGTATTCTTTGGTACAGCGATGGGTAATTTTGGTGTGGATCACATGCTAGATGGTCTGGTTGATTGGGCTCCTTCTCCGCAAGGACGTGAAACTGACCAAGGTAAAGTGGAAGCAAAAGACGAAAAATTCAGTGGTTTCGTGTTTAAAATACAGGCCAATATGGATCCCAAGCATCGAGATCGTATTGCGTTTTGCCGGATCGTGTCAGGTAAATATCAAAAGGGTATGAAAATGCATCAAAGCCGTATCGGTAAAGATGTGCGTATTTCTGATGCCTTAACGTTTTTAGCGGGCGACCGAGAGCTTCTTGAAGAAGCATACGCGGGCGATATCATTGGTTTACATAATCATGGCTCTATTCAAATTGGCGATACCTTTACTTCAGGTGACAAGTTCCGTTTTGCCGGCATCCCTAATTTCGCTCCAGAGTTATTCAAGCGAATTCGTCTGCGCGATCCGCTTAAGCAAAAGCAATTACTTAAGGGCTTGATCCAGTTATCTGAAGAAGGTGCGGTGCAAGTATTTAGACCATTGCAAAACAACGATTTGATTGTGGGCGCCGTAGGTGTGTTGCAGTTCGATGTGGTGGTTGCACGACTTAAAGGCGAATACAATGTTGATGCTATGTATGAGCATATTAATGTGGCGACAGCTCGCTGGATTTATGGCAAAGACGAGCGAAAAGTGGATGAGTTTAGGCGTAAAGCTGAAGCCAATTTAGCCCTCGATGGTGGTGACAATCTAACTTACATCGCTCCGACTATGGTCAACTTGTCGTTAGCCCAAGAGCGGTACCCAGAGATTGAGTTCCATCAAACTCGCGAGCATTAATGGTTCGGGGCAATTCGCCCCGCCAATTTGCACATCTTCTATGTGTTTAACAAATACGATTACTGGCTTTACATTATGAATTTACACACACTTTTATTGAATAAATTTCGCACAGCGTTAGTTGCTATCGGTGCGCCTGAAAACTCACCTGCACCTCTTAGCCGTGCGACCAAAGTCGGCTTCGGCGATTATCAATTTAACGGCGCTATGGCGTTAGCCAAAGTACTTAAGCAAAAGCCTCGGGATATTGCGGAAAAAATAGTAGAAGCCGTTGAGCTTGATGGCATTGCGGAAAAACTAGAAGTTGCTGGCCCAGGTTTTATTAATATTTACTTGAGCAAAGAATGGCTCGCCGCGCAGCTGTCACACGCCGCGGCAGACCCGCGCTTAAACATTGAATCCCAACCGACTAAAACGGTGGTCGTGGATTACTCTTCGCCTAATTTAGCTAAAGAGATGCACGTAGGCCATTTACGTACCACCATCATTGGTGATGCCGTCGTCAAAGCGCTCGAATTTATGGGTCACAAGGTTATTCGCCAAAATCACATGGGGGATTGGGGCACGCAATTTGGTATGTTGCTGGCGCATCTAAACGATAAGCTTGAATCGAATCAGGTCGCTGAAACAGCACTTTCAGATTTAGAAGACTTCTATCGTGAAGCAAAAGTACGTTTTGATGAGGAAGAGGGATTTGCTGATCGCGCCCGCGAGTACGTGGTTAAACTTCAAGGCGGCGACAGTCATTGCCTAGCACTTTGGCAAAACTTTATTGATGTGTCGATTACCCACAGTGAAGAGGTTTACCACAAGCTCAATGTGAGCTTAACCCGTGACGACATTATGGGTGAAAGTGCCTACAACCACGACTTGGCCAACGTAGTAAGCGAACTGCAAGCCAAAGGCTTAGCGGTTGAAAGCCAAGGCGCACAAGTGGTGTTTTTACCTGAATTAGCCGATAAGGAAGGCAACCCTGCTGCCTATATCGTGCAAAAATCTGGTGGCGGATACTTGTACGCCACTACAGATTTGGCCGCTATCCGCCACCGTAACAAGCAGTTACACGCAGATCGCACGCTGATCTTGACCGACGCGCGCCAAGCATTGCACTTCAAACAAACCGAATTGGTTGCCCGTAAAGCAGGCTTTATTGAGCCAGAGCAAACCTATGAGCACTGCCCATTTGGGATGATGCTAGGCAATGACGGTCGTCCGTTTAAAACACGTACAGGCGGAACGGTGAAACTGGTTGAACTGCTAGATGAAGCGGTTGAGCGTGCTGAAACGTTATTGAGTAAACGTGAGACTGATTTATCCAGTGATGAGCTAAAAGTACTGGCCAATAAGATTGGTATTGGTGCGGTGAAGTATGCTGATTTAAGTAAAAACCGCACTACTGATTACATGTTTAGCTGGGACAGCATGCTTAGTTTTGAAGGCAATACAGCGCCATATTTGCAGTACGCGTATACTCGCGTGATGAGTATTTTCCGTAAGGCAGGAGTTGATCACCAAACCTTAAATGCACCGATTTCACTCGATGCCCCTCAAGAAAAAATCCTTGCAGTAAAGCAATTACAATATGTTGAGGCCATCAATCAGGTCATTGCAGAGGGCACCCCTCATGTCTTGTGTACGTACCTGTACGAGCTTGCTAGCTTGTTTATGAGCTTTTACGAAGCCTGCCCGATGTTAAAAGACGGCATTGAACAAGACGTGCGCGATAGTCGAATGACACTTGCGGCCTTAACGGCTAAAACCTTGCAATCGGGGTTAAGTTTGCTGGGTATCGATACGATGGAGCGCATGTAACACAGTCGCTTTAACGGCATTAAAATGCAAACACCCGCTTTTTAGCGGGTGTTTTTGTTTGTGGTGATGGCGGCAGTCATGGCTGGCGGACATTGATTTTTAGTTCATCGCCCTTGACGTCTGTCATTAATACAGAAAATCCGGTAAAATCCGCCGCCATTCAATCGCTATGATAATGTTAAGGTTTATGTTCGAAATCAATCCAATATTAAATACTATCAGTGACGTAAAGCAGCGCAGTGCATCGCTTCGGGGGTACCTTTGACTATGATCAAAAGAATGAACGCCTTGAAGAAGTTAACCGCGAATTAGAAAGCCCTGATGTATGGAATGAGCCGGAACGTGCTCAGGCCCTTGGTAAGGAAAAAGTTGCCTTAGAGCAAGTGGTAGAAACCATTGTTTTTCTTGAGCAGGGTTGTGTTGAGGTTGAAGAGCTACTTGAACTGGCGGTAGAGGAAAGCGATCAAGAAACCCTAGACGAAGCTGAAAAAGACTTAGCCGAGTTGGTATCTAGACTTGAAACCTTAGAGTTTCGTCGTATGTTTAGCGGCCCGAATGACGCTAATGATGGCTATATTGACATCCAGTCAGGCTCGGGCGGCACAGAAGCGCAAGATTGGGCCAGTATGTTGCTGCGCATGTATCTTCGCTGGGGTGAAGCGCATGGCTTTAAGACTGAGTTGATTGAAGTTTCTGATGGGGATGTTGCCGGTATTAAAAGTGCAACCATTCGCTTTGAAGGTGAATATGCTTTCGGTTGGCTGCGCACCGAAACGGGTGTACATCGTTTGGTACGAAAGTCCCCATTTGATTCGGGGAGTCGTCGCCATACCTCATTTGCTTCTGTGTTTGCTTACCCAGAAATTGATGATGATATTGAGATAGACATCGACCCGTCTGATTTGCGTATTGATACGTATCGCGCCTCTGGTGCAGGTGGTCAGCACGTAAACAGAACCGATTCTGCGGTACGTATTACTCACGAACCGACGAATATTGTGGTGCAGTGTCAAAATGACCGTTCACAACATAAAAACAAAGCCCAAGCCATGAAACAGCTAAAAGCCAAGCTGTATGAATTCGAGATGCAAAAGCAGAACGAAGAGAAGCAAACCATGGAAGACAGTAAGTCTGATATCGGTTGGGGTAGCCAAATTCGTTCCTACGTGCTGGACGATTCACGGATTAAAGACTTACGTACCGGTGTTGAAACACGCAATACCCAAGCCGTATTAGACGGCGATTTAGACAAATTTATACAAGCCAGCTTAAAGTCTGGTCTGTAAGTAACCCACATTAATATACAGCTACTAGAAATCAGGAAAGTCGATGACTGAACAGCAACAAGATGAAAACAAGCTCATAGCTGAGCGCCGGGCTAAACTTTCACAGATCCGTGAAAATTGTAAATCGAACGGCTTCCCTAATACCTTCCGCCGTGAATTTTACAGCGAAGATCTTCAAGCTGAATTTGGTGAGCACGAGAAGGCAGCCCTAGAAGAACTCGGTAAAGTGGTCAGCATTGCTGGGCGTATTCTTGCTAAACGTGGTCCATTTCTGTTGTTACAAGACATGACGGGTCGTATTCAAGCGTACGCCTCAAAAGACACGCAAAAAGACATTAAAGCACGTTACACCAGTTTAGATATTGGTGACATCATTGGTGTTAAAGGTGAGCTACACAAGTCGGGTAAAGGCGACTTGTACGTCAACATGAACGAATATCAATTGTTGACGAAGTCACTGCGTCCGTTGCCTGAAAAGTTCCATGGCCTTGCTGACCAAGAAACAAAGTATCGCCAGCGTTATGTTGATTTGATCACTAATCAACAAACCCGCGAGACCTTTATGATCCGTAGCAAAATTGTCACCGGTATTCGCAATTTCCTAAGTGAGCGTAAGTTCATGGAAGTCGAAACGCCTATGCTACAAGTGATCCCAGGTGGCGCCACGGCAAAACCGTTCAACACGCATCACAATGCTTTAGACATTGACATGTACTTGCGTATCGCCCCTGAGCTTTACTTAAAGCGCTTAGTGGTAGGTGGGTTTGAGCGTGTGTTTGAAATAAACCGTAACTTCCGTAACGAAGGCTTATCAACACGTCATAACCCTGAGTTCACTATGCTTGAGTTCTACCAAGCTTATGCTGACTATCAAGACTTGATGAACCTCACAGAAGAAATGCTGCGTACCGTTGCACAAGATGTATTAGGTACCGCCATCGTTAAGAACACCATCAAAGATACTGAAGGTAACGTAGTCGAAGAGAAAACTTATGACTTTGGCCAGCCTTTCCAACGTTTAACCATGAGTGAAGCGGTCATTAAATACTGGCCTGAAGCAAATGTAGCTGCTATCAACGATCCTGAAGCGCACCTCGATGAGCTAAAAGCCATGGCGAAACAGCTGCACATTAAAGAGCCAGAAGTGGATGGCATTTGGGGTGCTGGTAAGTACTTATGTGAAATTTTTGAAGCAACCGCAGAAGAACAACTTGATCAGCCTACTTTCATTACTGCTTATCCTTGGGAAGTGTCGCCTTTAGCGCGTCGTAACGATGACAATCATTTCGTAACTGACCGTTTTGAGTTCTTCGTAGGCGGCCGTGAATTAGCCAATGGTTTCTCTGAGTTGAATGACTCTGAAGATCAAGAAGCGCGTTTCCGTAAACAAGTAGCTGAGAAAGATGCAGGCGATGATGAAGCCATGCACTTCGATGACGACTATATTCGTGCTCTTGAATATGGTTTACCGCCAACAGCGGGCGAGGGCATTGGTATCGACCGTTTGGTGATGTTATTCACTGACAGCCCGACGATTAAAGACGTGATCTTGTTTCCGCACATGAAACCAGAAGTCAGTGGCGACAAGGCTGAATAATCAGCCAATAAGTTCAGAATAAAAAAGAGCGCTTTTAAGCGCTCTTTTTGTCTTTGGGGACTGAAGAAATGCTGCGCTAAAGTAGCTCTCGCTCTTTTAAAACACTGGGCTCCTTTATAGCTAATACTTAATCTTACCGTTTGAGCGCAAAGGCTCTATGCTAAGGCGTTTATTTTGTTAACCAACTCAGTATTAAATGGCGCGTCTAATCCCTGTTTTTGGGCTTCCTGGCATATGTACCCGTTGATAAAAGCAATTTCGCTTAGACGATGATGAGCAATATCTTGATACATAGATGAGTAGTTTTCAGCGGTGGCGTTAGCCACATCAAGCACCTTTTCAACCAGTTCACTTTCATCTGCATGAAATCCACTTGCTGTCATCACGCTTACTGTTTCAGCACAAATTCTTTCAATATCAGCGCGGTATTTCAACTCGGTTAACTGACCATTTTTGACCCTGTGAATGGCAGTCAATGGGTTGATTGCTGCATTAATCGCAAGCTTGTCCCACAGGGCTTGTTCGATGCTTTGGTGCCAGGTGCATGGGCCTAAAAGACGGTTTAATATGTTGTGGATTTTTTCAGAGTCAGTCGCTTCTGAATGTTGTAGATAGCCTAAATGACAAACTCCCAACCCCGTTTCAGTCACACTCTGCGCATCTGGCTTATAGGCAGCGTGACTAGTGGTTGCTGCGATAATTGGATTATAAGGCAGCAGTGCTTTTGCACTCTCAATCACCCCCATACCATTGTGCAGCAACACAATCGTTTGCACAGGTGTTAAATCTGCTTGCAACTGCTTGAGCGCATCCTCTACCTGATAGGCCTTTACCGGAATAATCAGCAGATTAAATTCGTTCAGGCTGGAGCGTGCAAATGAGTCGATGTTAATTTGATGGACCCGATGCTCAATGTCGGTTGCGGTAAGTGTAAAGTGCTGCTGGGAGCGCATGAAGACACCAACATCTTGCTGTATTTGATAACATTTAAGCATCAGTAAATTACCGATAGCGCCATTACCCAAAATCGCCACTTTCATTGATAGGTTCCTCTATTTCATTTACTGGCGGCAGTTGGTTTTGTTTTCGGCCAAGATAGTAACCATGGCTCAATATACTCTTGCATAGCCACTTGGCAGTCTTCGTTGGTAAAAAGCTCGCCGCTGGAGGGGAGGCAGGTAAGCTGTATCAGTTGCCCTTGGTATTCGAAGCGCAAGCAATAAGCATGTAGGTAGGTCCTATCTTGCTCAGTGCCCTTATATAAAGCATCACCTAAAATGGGGCAGCCTAAGCTTTTTAGCATGACACGCAACTGGTGGGTTTTGCCCGTTAACGGTTTTAGCAAGAAGAGACGAATACCCGCTGAAGCGCTTTTACTGAAAAACTGTGTGGTCGCTATCCCAGCACCGTCTTGACTGAACGCCCACTTCCCATCGCGAATTTTCTTCATAGCACCGCTGATGGTGCCCTGCTTTTTTTTGGGTTTTGAGCCACCTAAGGCGAGGTAATACTTTTCAATTGCACGTGTTTCGAACAGTTTGCCCAGTGTGCTTGCTGCTTGAGCATGCTTGGCCAAAATCAGTAAACCTGACGTCACTTTGTCTAAGCGGTGTACCAGCCAGAGTTTGTCGACTGCTTGCTGAGCGCAAACCACAGGCAGGATACCTTGGGCGTCCAATTCATTTTGAACGCTTATTCCATGGGGCTTGTCGATAACAAAAAAATCAGGGTGATCTAAAACAACACGAATAGACGTGGCAGGGGAGCTATTCAAGTAAGGCAATCGCCGCGGGGTAATCAAGATCATCAATGGCATCTCGCAGTGCAACCTGACCTGCGGCATCTAAAGCGCAATCGCGAATATATTGATCGAGTTTGCTGGGGGTAATAAATTCGTTTCTATTGAGCGCTGTTAATAAGTCTTGCTTACCTTGGGCATTGACCACACCTGAGGTTTCTACTGATGCAGTGCCCGCTGCGTCCTGCGATGCGGCTACGTATTCATTGATACACGTTAATGTTTCACGAAGCACTGTATTGTATGTGGTGCAATCTAAGGCTTGATCTTCCTCATTCTTGATTTGAGCTTCAAAATCACGGCTCGCCTGATGCAGCGCCGACATGCCCAAATTACCACTAACGCCCTTTATGGTGTGAACCAGTTGTCGAACCGAGTCTAAATTTTGTAAGCGAATATCACTGACAAGCGTGTTTTCAGCATCAGAATATTGCTCGTTAAATTTACCAAGCATTTTAACCAATAGGCTCTGATTGCCGCTAAACTGGCGCAGTGCAAAGTCTACGTCGAAAATTACGGGTTCTTGATTCATGTACAGGATCCTTTGAGCGGGCGGTAACATCGCGCGTTGCCAACCAGATAAGCTGGGTGACTTTATTATGAATGAAAGGGTAGACTATTCAACTAGTGTAAATCAATGGGCAAGTTTCTCGTGGTAAAAAAAATCGTTATATTATCGACATTTGCTGGCATTTTATCCGCATGTCAACCTACCAACTCTGTGACACAACCTACGACTACAAATTTACCCACTGGGGTAACCTTAGTCGCTGAGCAGGGTGCAAGTGACGACCAAGTCAGGATCCCTTATAAAAAGTATCGTCTTGCCAATGGATTAACCCTAGTCTTACACGAAGACCATTCCGATCCTCTTGTACATGTTGATGTGACCTACCACGTGGGCTCAGCTCGAGAAGAAGTGGGTAAGTCAGGCTTTGCTCATTTTTTTGAACACATGATGTTCCAAGGCTCGAAAAACGTTGCAGATGACGAACATATAAAAATAGTGACTGAGGCTGGTGGTAATATGAATGGCACCACCAATTCTGACCGCACTAACTATTATGAAACGGTTCCGGCTAATCAACTTGAAAAAATGATGTGGCTTGAAGCCGATCGCATGGGTTTCTTGCTCGGCTCAGTGACTCAAGAAAAGTTTGAGATACAGCGCGAAACGGTCAAAAACGAGCGTGGTCAGAGTTACGACAACCAGCCTTATGGCCTGCGTAGTGAGCGTAATTCTGAAGCCTTGTATCCGGCAGGGCACCCTTATTCGTGGTCAACCATTGGATATATTGAGGATTTGAATCGCGTTAACGTAGATGACCTAAAAGCGTTCTTCAAACGCTGGTATGGCCCTAATAATGCGGTGTTGACTATTGGCGGTGACATCGAGCCAGAGCAAGTGCTTGGATGGGCAAACAAATACTTCGGTTCTATTCCTGCTGGCCCAAGTGTGAAAAACGCTGAGAAAGAACTTGTCACCCTAGATGAAGCGCGCTTTGTTACTTTAGAAGATGAAATACACTTGCCCTTATTGCAGGTGACGTTTCCTACTGTTTATGTGCGCCATGAAGACGAGGCGCCGCTTGATGTGTTATCCAATATTCTAGGGGCGGGTAAAACGTCATTGTTTTATAAGAATCTGGTCAAAGATGGCTACGCAGTCCAAGCAATGGTTTCTCACCCCTGCCGAGAGCTGGCCTGTGAATTTCAATTGATAGCACTTGCTAACCCGCAAAATAGCACCAACTTGTCTGAGCTTTATGCACGTTTCGAGCAAACGTTGGCTGAGTTTGAAGAGCGCGGTGTGAGCGAAGACGACTTAAACCGCACTAAAGTGGGTATTGAATCTTCAACGATCTTCGGTTTGCAAAGTGTGTCCGGTAAGGTATCAACGCTCGCCTCAAATCAAACCTTTGACGGTGAGCCTGACATGGTGCAGTACGATTTGGACCGCTACAATGCTGTCACAGCACAAGACGTGATGCGTGTTTACCAGCGTTACATAAAAGATAAACCGAGTGTGGTGTTAAGTATCGTGCCTAATGGCCAAGTGGATTTAGCTGCCAAGCCGGCTAATTTCACGGTCCCTAAGCGTCAACTAGATAATATCAAAACAGTGCAAGCGCACATCGAACAAGCCACGATTGTTGATACCTTCGATCGCAGTGTTCAGCCCCCAGCGGGGCCTTCACCTGTGGTGAGCGTGCCTGATTTTGACGAGCAGCGTTTTGAGAACGGGTTAACCCTTGTCAGCTTAACAACGGATGAAACGCCCACGGTGTCGATTAGCTTCAACATGGAAGGCGGGCCTTTACTTGACCCTATCGACAAGGCTGGTTTAGCGTCTTTTACTGCGCAAATGATGAATGAAACGACCAAAGGCTTCACCAATGAAGAAATGGCCAATCAATTAGCGTTATTAGGTAGCAGCATTCGTTTCGATGCAAATGGCCGCTTTACCACGGTGCGTATTAATAGTTTGTCACGTAACTTAGATGCAACCTTGGCGTTATTTAAAAAGAAGATGTTCAGCCCCGCGTTTTTACAAAGTGATTTCCAGCGATTAAAACAACGTTCTGCTCAGTCACTTCAACAGCAAGTTAAAAACCCGTCTGTTTTGGCAAGTCGAGCGGTCAGCGAGTTACTGTTTGGCAAGGATAACCGTGTCAGCCTGCCAGATTCTGGCACCCTGAACACGATTCAAAATATTTCACTAGATGATGTGAAAGCTTACTATCAGCAATATTATTCACCTTCGAAAGCAAACGTAGTCGTAGTGGGAGACGTAAATACGCAATCTTTGCAGACATCTTTAGACTTTTTAACAAATTGGCCAGCAAAGCCTTATCAGATTAAGGATTATGCTGAATTTCCTAAGATGGGTAAGCCGGTTATTTATCTGGTGGATAAACCAGGGGCAAAGCAATCGGTTGTATCTATCTTTAAACCTTACTTGCCATACGATGCCACAGGCGAGCAATTTAGAAGTAAGCTGATGAATTTCGCTCTTGGTGGCGTATTCAGTAGTCGTATCAACCTGAATTTGCGCGAAGATAAAGGCTATACCTATGGCGCTTCAACCAATTTTATTGGTGGCAAAACGCTAGGTTGGTTTAACGCTAGCGCTGACCTCAAGCAAGACAACACCGTTGATGGTATTCGTGAAATGCTCAGTGAAATAACTGAGTATCATGAGAAAGGGATGACGCAAACTGAGTTAGAGCTGATGCGCAATGCCTTTACCCAAGGAGATGCATTAGAATATGAGACACCGTCCAGCAAAGCGGGATTCCTGCGTCACCTGCTGACCTACGGCTTGGACAAATCGTACCGCGGGACGCAAAACAAGATTATTCATAATATTGGTAAAGATGAACTGAATGCACTTGCTGCAAAGGTGCTTGATCCCAACTCAATGCAAGTTGTAGTCGTTGGAGATGCAAGTGTCATCCGCGCTCAGTTGGCAACGCTTGGAAGGGAAGTGGTTGACCTGACCGTTGAATATTAATGCCTGAGCTGAGCGAATAATTGCTTAGCGAGGGTCTATATTCCTTGAAATAACTTTTACGCTCCCCATTTACTGTGGGTTGCTGACACTATTGGAATTTACTTTGCAAACATTAGATAAAGATTTTAGCGAGCGTTTAGCCATCCTAGCGAAAGAAGACCTTGCTTCTACATTAGCGGGCATAAGCCATGGAATAGAGCGTGAAGCGCTGCGCATTCAACCTAATGGTAAGTTAGCGCAAACGCCCCACAATGAAAAATTGGGGGCCGCTTTAACCCACGATTACATTACGACTGATTTCTCTGAGTCCCTTTTGGAGTTTATTACACCACCTGAGCAAAATGTTGATAAAACATTGGGCCAGCTTCGTGACGTGCATAAATTTGCACTCGCCAATATTGGTGATGAATGTTTGTGGCCTATGAGTATGCCTTGCTACATAGATGATCAAAATGAGATCCCCATTGCGCAGTTCGGCAAATCTAATGTGGGTAAAATGAAAAGCCTTTATCGGGAAGGCCTAAAGAATCGATATGGCAGTATGATGCAAGCGATTGCGGGAGTGCATTTTAATTTTTCATTGCCAGACAGTTTTTGGGATCTTTGGCTAGATAAAGTCGAAAGTAGCGAAAATAATAAAGAAACGAAGTCAGCAGCTTATTTCGCGTTAATCAGAAACTATCGGCGTTTCTGCTGGTTAATTCCCTATTTATATGGCGCGTCACCTGCATTATGCAGTTCATTTATCAAAGGTAAAAACACCACTTTACCTTTTAAAACCATCGGTAAAGGGTCGCTCTATCTACCTTATGCAACGTCATTACGTATGAGTGATCTTGGCTACACTAACAGTGCTCAGTCGGGGTTGATGACATGTTACAACCAAGTCGACAGTTATATAGCCTCGTTACGCAAAGCCATTAGTACGCCCTCAGAAATATTCGAGAAATACGCGGGCAAGAAAGACGGACAATACCAGCAACTTAACAGCAACATGTTACAGATAGAAAATGAGCTGTACTCACCCATCCGTCCGAAACAACCCACAAAACCGTTAGAGAAGCCGACAGACGCTTTGCAAGCTCGAGGGGTTGAGTACATAGAAGTACGCGCATTGGATGTGGATCCGTTTAGTGATATTGGCATCGAGCGTAATCAGTTTTTCTTCTTAGATGTTTTTCTTGTGTATTGTGTGGTGATGCCGAGCCCGGATATGACGCCAGACTCGTACCGTGAAACAGAAACTAACTTACGTGCCGTGGTTGATCATGGTCGCGACCCTGAACTGATGCTCTCGAAAGAGGGTAAATCTGTACCAATGACCCAATGGGCCGCTGAATTGTTTGCAGGCATGAGAGAAGTGGCCAAAGTACTGGACAGTAACCATGCCGTGGCAGAATACAGTCAAGCGGTAGAACAAGAGTGGCAAAAAATTGTTGATCCAGCGTTAACACCTTCTGCCAAGGTATTAGCAATATTACTAGGTAAGAACAAAGATAATGGCACGCTAGGGGTAGAATTGGCCTCAGCGTACAAGCAGAGCCTAAATGAAGCTGAGTATCACTTCTTCGACGCAGAAAAGCTTAGTCAGCATGCTGTGAGCTCGTTGGATGCTCAGCATCATATCGAGAAGTCTGACACGGTGAGCTTTGATCAATTCTTAAGTGACTATTTTACCTATCAGTTTAATTAGCTTGGTAGCAGTTATATTAGATAAGCCCGGCTTACGCCGGGTTTTTTTATGCCTGTTACTACTTGCTAAACTGTTGGTCAGTGCAAAAAAAAAGCCCAGCTAAGAAGCTGAGCTTAAAAATTTTAGGAACACACATAAACTAAAACACACATAACTTATGACCGAAGCAAATGGTGTTAGTTCACGAAAATAAAATTTTTTTTTAATAGGTGTCATTTTGGCGGTGTAGAACGCACTTTGAGAATAATTGAGGAAAAAATCACAAAACGGATAACCATGGGGGCTGAAAAACGTGTTCTTATTTGACCTTTTTAGGATAAAAAAAAGCCCAGCTAGAAGCCGGGCTAAATAG encodes:
- a CDS encoding TIGR01621 family pseudouridine synthase; this translates as MNSSPATSIRVVLDHPDFFVIDKPHGISVQNELDAQGILPVVCAQQAVDKLWLVHRLDKVTSGLLILAKHAQAASTLGKLFETRAIEKYYLALGGSKPKKKQGTISGAMKKIRDGKWAFSQDGAGIATTQFFSKSASAGIRLFLLKPLTGKTHQLRVMLKSLGCPILGDALYKGTEQDRTYLHAYCLRFEYQGQLIQLTCLPSSGELFTNEDCQVAMQEYIEPWLLSWPKTKPTAASK
- a CDS encoding Hpt domain-containing protein; the protein is MNQEPVIFDVDFALRQFSGNQSLLVKMLGKFNEQYSDAENTLVSDIRLQNLDSVRQLVHTIKGVSGNLGMSALHQASRDFEAQIKNEEDQALDCTTYNTVLRETLTCINEYVAASQDAAGTASVETSGVVNAQGKQDLLTALNRNEFITPSKLDQYIRDCALDAAGQVALRDAIDDLDYPAAIALLE
- a CDS encoding M16 family metallopeptidase; the protein is MGKFLVVKKIVILSTFAGILSACQPTNSVTQPTTTNLPTGVTLVAEQGASDDQVRIPYKKYRLANGLTLVLHEDHSDPLVHVDVTYHVGSAREEVGKSGFAHFFEHMMFQGSKNVADDEHIKIVTEAGGNMNGTTNSDRTNYYETVPANQLEKMMWLEADRMGFLLGSVTQEKFEIQRETVKNERGQSYDNQPYGLRSERNSEALYPAGHPYSWSTIGYIEDLNRVNVDDLKAFFKRWYGPNNAVLTIGGDIEPEQVLGWANKYFGSIPAGPSVKNAEKELVTLDEARFVTLEDEIHLPLLQVTFPTVYVRHEDEAPLDVLSNILGAGKTSLFYKNLVKDGYAVQAMVSHPCRELACEFQLIALANPQNSTNLSELYARFEQTLAEFEERGVSEDDLNRTKVGIESSTIFGLQSVSGKVSTLASNQTFDGEPDMVQYDLDRYNAVTAQDVMRVYQRYIKDKPSVVLSIVPNGQVDLAAKPANFTVPKRQLDNIKTVQAHIEQATIVDTFDRSVQPPAGPSPVVSVPDFDEQRFENGLTLVSLTTDETPTVSISFNMEGGPLLDPIDKAGLASFTAQMMNETTKGFTNEEMANQLALLGSSIRFDANGRFTTVRINSLSRNLDATLALFKKKMFSPAFLQSDFQRLKQRSAQSLQQQVKNPSVLASRAVSELLFGKDNRVSLPDSGTLNTIQNISLDDVKAYYQQYYSPSKANVVVVGDVNTQSLQTSLDFLTNWPAKPYQIKDYAEFPKMGKPVIYLVDKPGAKQSVVSIFKPYLPYDATGEQFRSKLMNFALGGVFSSRINLNLREDKGYTYGASTNFIGGKTLGWFNASADLKQDNTVDGIREMLSEITEYHEKGMTQTELELMRNAFTQGDALEYETPSSKAGFLRHLLTYGLDKSYRGTQNKIIHNIGKDELNALAAKVLDPNSMQVVVVGDASVIRAQLATLGREVVDLTVEY
- the gshA gene encoding glutamate--cysteine ligase, whose translation is MQTLDKDFSERLAILAKEDLASTLAGISHGIEREALRIQPNGKLAQTPHNEKLGAALTHDYITTDFSESLLEFITPPEQNVDKTLGQLRDVHKFALANIGDECLWPMSMPCYIDDQNEIPIAQFGKSNVGKMKSLYREGLKNRYGSMMQAIAGVHFNFSLPDSFWDLWLDKVESSENNKETKSAAYFALIRNYRRFCWLIPYLYGASPALCSSFIKGKNTTLPFKTIGKGSLYLPYATSLRMSDLGYTNSAQSGLMTCYNQVDSYIASLRKAISTPSEIFEKYAGKKDGQYQQLNSNMLQIENELYSPIRPKQPTKPLEKPTDALQARGVEYIEVRALDVDPFSDIGIERNQFFFLDVFLVYCVVMPSPDMTPDSYRETETNLRAVVDHGRDPELMLSKEGKSVPMTQWAAELFAGMREVAKVLDSNHAVAEYSQAVEQEWQKIVDPALTPSAKVLAILLGKNKDNGTLGVELASAYKQSLNEAEYHFFDAEKLSQHAVSSLDAQHHIEKSDTVSFDQFLSDYFTYQFN